A genomic region of Zalophus californianus isolate mZalCal1 chromosome 11, mZalCal1.pri.v2, whole genome shotgun sequence contains the following coding sequences:
- the LOC113915379 gene encoding SLC35A4 upstream open reading frame protein-like — protein MVDYKDFLPKLKDLAFLKNQLEHLQQHVEDEVSSGVSQDGLLMSSPFLKVFLAGYVVAKLRHQQYGLCCGYLHWHLRSSGTCLCATVEKTSRDYLWSL, from the coding sequence ATGGTGGATTACAAGGATTTTCTACCCAAGCTTAAGGACCTGGCATTTCTCAAGAACCAGCTGGAACACCTGCAGCAGCATGTAGAAGACGAAGTCAGCAGTGGTGTGAGCCAGGATGGCTTGCTCATGTCCTCCCCATTCCTCAAGGTCTTCTTAGCTGGCTATGTGGTGGCCAAACTGAGGCATCAGCAGTATGGGCTTTGCTGTGGGTACCTGCACTGGCATCTACGCAGCTCAGGCACATGCCTGTGCGCAACCGTGGAGAAGACATCGAGGGACTATCTTTGGTCATTGTGA